The following are encoded together in the Pelorhabdus rhamnosifermentans genome:
- a CDS encoding tagatose bisphosphate family class II aldolase, translating into MKLKNTKELILDAQKNGYAVPAFNIHNLETIQAVLETCEQLKSPVILAATPSTVDYANKEYLIAIVQEAMEKVTIPLAFHLDHFENVKEIKSTVAKGCRSVMIDASKHPFEENIAIVKDVVEFAHACGATVEAELGKLGGQEDNIKVNEKDAFFTDPSEAVDFVKRTGIDTLAVAIGTAHGLYKKEPKLDFERLDKIRQVIDIPLVLHGASGVPFKAVQQAIKLGICKVNIATELKIPFSSAIKDYFNKHPDASDPRKYLVPAKEAMAKVVEEKVKMCKSAQRG; encoded by the coding sequence ATGAAATTAAAAAATACGAAAGAACTGATTTTAGATGCACAGAAGAACGGCTATGCTGTTCCGGCATTTAATATTCATAACCTTGAAACGATTCAAGCCGTTTTAGAAACGTGTGAACAATTAAAATCCCCGGTTATTTTGGCAGCTACTCCATCTACAGTAGATTATGCCAACAAAGAATATCTCATTGCAATTGTGCAAGAAGCAATGGAAAAAGTAACAATTCCGCTTGCTTTTCATCTGGATCATTTTGAAAATGTAAAAGAGATCAAATCAACGGTCGCAAAAGGCTGCCGTTCTGTCATGATTGATGCATCGAAACATCCGTTTGAAGAAAATATTGCAATTGTAAAAGATGTCGTGGAGTTTGCACATGCTTGTGGTGCTACTGTAGAAGCAGAATTGGGTAAGCTTGGAGGTCAGGAAGACAATATTAAAGTCAATGAAAAAGACGCATTTTTTACTGATCCGAGTGAAGCCGTTGACTTTGTGAAACGGACAGGAATTGATACCTTGGCTGTAGCAATTGGAACCGCACATGGCTTGTATAAAAAAGAACCAAAATTAGATTTTGAACGTCTGGATAAAATACGTCAGGTTATTGATATTCCGCTGGTATTGCATGGCGCTTCGGGTGTTCCATTTAAGGCGGTACAACAAGCGATAAAGTTAGGCATTTGTAAAGTCAATATTGCTACGGAATTGAAGATTCCATTCTCGTCTGCAATAAAAGACTATTTTAATAAACATCCGGATGCTTCTGATCCAAGAAAATATTTAGTCCCTGCGAAAGAAGCAATGGCCAAAGTTGTAGAAGAAAAAGTAAAAATGTGCAAGAGTGCTCAGCGAGGTTGA